The Thermoanaerobaculia bacterium DNA window TCGTCGGCGAGACCCGCGCGCGCCGCGACCTGTCCCGACGCGCGGATCATCCGGGCGGAGACGAGGATGGCGGGGAGGAGGAGGCCCAGGGCGAGCGCTCCCGACGCGGCGATCCGGCCCGCCGCGCGCCACGACTCCGCCGCCGGGCGGCGCCACGCGGCGCCGAGCGCGTAAGCGGCGCCTGCCGCGCCGCCGAAGAGGATCATGAACGGATAGCCGCCCGAGAGATAGACGACGAGGAGCAGCGAGGAGAGGGCGATCGCGCGCGAGAACCGCGCGTCGTGGCGCGCCCGGTCCAGGGCGAGGAGAAGGAGAGGAATCGCAATCGTGACGGAGCTCTGCATCCAGAGCCACCAGGCCGACTGGGCGCCGCTCCATCCCCATGCCGCCGCGCCGCACGAAGCCGCCGTTTCCGAGAGGCCGTGCCGGCGCAGGTACACGAACAGGAAGAAAAATCCCGCGTTCAATTTCAGGAACAGGATCCCGGTCTCGACCGCGGCTTCCGGAAGGAGCAGCGCCGGCACCCACGCGAACGGGGAAAGGAAGCCCTGGACGATGTTCACGGCGCCCGGCGCTCCTCCGGCCGCGGAGCGATTCCAGAGGATCCTTTCCGGCAGCTCCCGGAGGAACGGGGCGCCCGCGGAAGCGGGATCGGCGAGCAGCGCGTTTCGCGGATCGCCGTCGTCCGCGTGCCACGGATACACCGCGTTCACGGCGCCGTGGGAAGAGAAGACGCGTCCGTGAAACAGGACCGGCCAGAAGAAGAGCACGTTGGCGACGAGCAGCAGCGCCGCCGCGACGCGCGGCTCCCGCGTCGGTTCGGGCTCAGTCGCGCTTTCGGGGGACACGCCGGATGATAGCGCGGGGGCGGCCGTGACGTCGGCAGCGAGTCTCTCTGGTCGCGCTCCGCGGCTCGTCGATCGGTTCTGAAGAGTCCGAGGCGCGGCCAGAGCCGAGCGAGACGGGATGCGGGGAGACCGCGGCGCCCGAAGGCGTACTGTGACGTACGTCGAGGGCGCCGCGGGCTGCACGCGCCCGTATTCGCTCGAGCTATGGTCCGCGCCCGCCTCTAAAAGGCGGAGTCGACTGCGGTGACCCGATTCCGACCGTTCCTCTTCGACTTGTACAGCGCCTGGTCGGCGGCGGCGAGGAGCGCCGAAGGGGAGAAGCCGGCGCGCGGCGTCCCGGTCGCGACACCGACGCTCACGGTGAGGAAGTGGCCGTCGGGCGACGCCGGATGGCGCAGGTGAAGCCGCTCGACCTTCCGGCGGAACTCCTCCGCCAGCGTCGAGGCCTCGGCGGGCCCGGAAGAGCGGAGCACGACGGCGAATTCCTCGCCGCCGTAGCGGGCGAGGACGTCCTCCTCGCGCTGCACGACCTCGGCGAGCGCCCGGGCGACCGTCTGCAGATGCTGGTCGCCGCTCTGGTGGCCGAGCGCGTCGTTGAACGCCTTGAAGTGGTCGACGTCGATCATGACGACCGAGATCGGAGCGCGCTCCTTGACGGCTCGCGCCCACTCCTGCGCGAGCCCGGCGTCGAATCGGCGGCGGTTGCCGACCCCGGTCAAGCCGTCGACGAGCGAGAGCTGCTTCAGGTTCTCGTTGGCGGCGGCGAGCTCGCGGCCCTGCCGCTCGAGCTCGCGCGCGCGCTCTTCGAGGTCGCGGACGGTATCGGTTCGCTTCCAGAAACGCTCCCACAGGCCGGTCTTCGGCTCGGGCGCCGGCGGCGCCTCCGCACGGCTCTGGTCGAGCCGCGATTGGAGAGGCGCCGCGAGATCGCCGTGCCCCGGGACGGCGCGGGCGCGCTCGACGTACGGCGCCGCTTCCTCGACCGCCTTGCGATCCAGCAGCGCGTCGGCGAGCGCGGTCGAGATATCCGCGCGGGAGGGGTCGAGGCGGGCGGCCTCGCGCAGGCTCGCGATCGCGCGCTCTTTCCACATCGGGTTCTTGCGCTGGGTCACCCCGAGCAGGTATCGGTATTCGGCGATCTCGGGCGCCCAGCGGACCGCCTGCTCGAGCATCTTCACGGCGGGGTAGAAGTCGCGCTCCTGGATGAGCTCCTTCGCGCGGCGGTAGCTCGACACCGCGCTCTCGCGCCGGACCGCGGCGTCCCCGCCGTCGCTCGCCGCCGCGATCGCGATCGCGCCGGAGAGCTCGCGGTCGTACGCCGCGCGGCGCGCGCGGTCGGCGAGCGTCTCCCCGGCTTCCGAGATCCTCGCGCGAACCGCGTCCCTCTTGCGCGCGAGCGCGGGCTCCTCGAGCTCCGGCGCGCCGTCGAGCGTCTCCCGCGCCTTCTCGAGGGCGAGGCGGATCTCCTCGTCGGAGGCGCCGGGCGCCACGCCGAGGAGCTCGTAGTGCGAGATCCAGTCGATCCGGCGCCACGTCTCCTCGAACCGCTCGCGATCGAAGGGCTCGGCCGATCCGTCGTCCGGCCAGCGGACCCATCCGGCGCAGCGGAACCCGTAGAGGAGCTTCGCCGCGTTGGCGGGATTGCCGGGGCCCGACGCGATCAGCTCGCCGCAGGTCGTCTTTCCGTCGATGCGGGAGAGGAAGAGACCCGCCGGCGAATTCGGCCGGAGGGGGGACGGCCCCGCGGCGCTGCGGTACGGAACCGACGCCCGATCGCCGAGCCGCTCCGAAAAACGCTCGCTCTCGGGCAGGCGGGCGACTCCGTCGAAGAGCAGCGCCGCCGTGTCGAGGTCGAGCCCGAGCCGCGGGTCGAGCGCCTTCTCGCGCGGCGCGAATCGAAACCGCCCGCGGGACCACGGGAACGTCATCTGCACGATGCGTTCGGTGAGCCGCCGGACCTCCGCGACGAGCGCTTCCGGCGCGATCCACCCCTTCTCGAGGAGGATCTCGCCGAAATAGACGTTATCGCGGCGATTCGCCGTCGCCAGCGCCTCGGCGAGCTGCGCCTCCGTGAGCTGTCCGCGATTGCGCAGGAAGGCGCCGAGGCGCTGCTCGGGGCGTGACGAGATCGCGAGCCGGAGCTCGCCCCGGGAGAAGAAAAACGTCCGGACCTCGTCCCGTTTCTCGAGGGTCAGCGTCCCGCTCACCTTGCGGCGGACGATCGCGCCCATCAGCTCGGCGACCGGCACGTCCTCGAGCGAGCCGGCGAAGTCCGGGACGGAAAAGAGGTTCTGAAACATCGCGTCGGAATGGATGCGCTACTTCTTCCGGGCGGCGACGAGCCGGAGACCCGATGCGATCCGGCCGTCCTCGAGCGCGATCCGGCGCGAGAACGCGGCCGCCGCCCGCCGGGACATCCGATCCAGGGTATCGAGGGAGAGGAGAGCCATTGGTTTCCGGCAATGCTAACACGGGCAACGTGTTGAAAATCGAGGCTCTCTCTGCTAACCTCCGCCTTCCCCGCGGCAGGCGGTCGCTCTTTGTGATCGAATGGGACGAGGGCCGGATCTTGAAATGCTTCGCGGCTTCCGGCCGGCAGCCCGATTTAGGCTCGTAGCTCAGCTGGTAGAGCACTACCTCGACACGGTAGGGGTCAGCGGTTCGAACCCGCTCGAGCCTACCAACCGCCCGGGGCGTTCAGGCGCTTAGCTCAGCTTGGGAGAGCGCTTCCTTCACACGGAAGAGGTCGGCGGTTCGATCCCGCCAGCGCCTACCATCGGCGAAGGGATTTTCGACGCGAGGCGACTCGCGTTTTTTCGTTTTCAGGAGGCTCGTTGGACATCCAGGTGACGCTCCCCGACGGCGCCGTCAAGGCGGTGCCGGCGGGCACGACGGTCGGACAGATCGCCCGCGCGATCGGGCCGGGCCTCGCCAAGTCCGCGCTCGCGGGGAAGGTCGACGGCAAGGTCGTCGACCTTTCGCGGCCGGTCGAGCGCGACGCGCGTCTCGAGATCGTCACGCCGAAGTCTCCCGACGCGCTCGACCTCTACCGCCACTCGACGGCGCACCTGACGGCCAACGCGGTCAAGCGCCTCTTCCCGGACGTCAAGATCGGGATCGGCCCGGCGATCGAGAACGGGTATTACTACGACTTCGACCCGGGTCGGCCCTTCACGCCCGAGGATCTCGCCGCCATCGAAGCGGAGATGCGGAAGATCGTCGCCGAGGACAACGCGGTCGAGCGGATCGAGATGTCAAAGGAGGAGGCGATCCGGATCTTCGAGGCGCAGGGCGACACGCTCAAGGTCGAGATCATCCGCGGAATCCCGGAGGACCGTGTCTCCTGCTACCGGCAGAAGGACTTCATCGACCTCTGCCGCGGCCCTCACGTCCCGTCGACGGGAAAGCTCGGCGTCTTCAAGCTCACGCACACGGCGGGCGCCTACTGGAAGGGGGACGAGCACAACCCCATGCTCCAGCGGATCTACGGCGCGTCGTTCCTGACGCAGGCCGAGCTCGACGCCCATCTCAAGCAGCTCGAGGACGCGAAGGCGCGCGACCACCGCAAGCTCGGGCGCGAGCTCGACCTCTTTTCGTTCCACCCGTGGGCGCCGGCTTCCCCCTTCTTCCACCCGAAGGGAGCGACGCTCTACAACCTGCTGCTGGGGTACGTCCGGGAGCTCTACCGCAAGTACGGGTACCGCGAGGTGATCACGCCGCAGATCTTCGACGCCGAGCTCTTCAAGACGTCGGGCCACTACGAGAACTACAGGGAGAACATGTACTTCACGGAGATCGACGAGCGGGAATTCGGCGTGAAGCCGATGAACTGCCCGGGCCACTACCTGATGTACGCCTCGCAGGCGTTCTCCTACCGCGACCTCCCGGTGCGGTACGCCGATTTCGGGAGGCTCCACCGCTACGAACGGTCGGGGGTGACACAGGGGCTGACGCGCGTGCGCACGTTCTCGCAGGACGACTCGCACATTTTCTGCACGATCGACCAGATGCCGGCGGAGATGGACCGATTCATCGACTTCATCGACGAGGTGTACGCGACTTTCGGCTTCACCGACGTGCGGGTCGGGCTCGGGACCCGTCCGGAGAAATTCATGGGCCGGCCCGAGAATTGGGAGAAGGCGGAACGGGCGCTCGCGGAGGCCTTCGAGAAGCGCGGGCGGGAGTTCTTCGTCAACGCCGGCGACGGCGCCTTTTACGGGCCGAAGCTCGACTTCCAGGTCAAGGACGCGATCGGCCGGTACTGGCAGCTCGGCACGCTCCAGGTCGACTTTTCCCAGCCGGAGAACTTCGACCTGACGTACGTCGGCGAGGACGGCGCCAGGCACCGGCCCGTCGTCCTGCACCGGGCGATCCTCGGATCGGTCGAGCGGTTCCTCGGGATCCTGATCGAGCACACGGCCGGCGACTTCCCGGTGTGGCTGGCTCCCGTGCAGGCCGTCGTGATCCCGGTCTCCGACAAGTTCGCCGAGTACGCCCGCTCGGTCGCCGCGCGTCTGGCGGCCGACGGGTTCCGCGTCGAGTCGGACGACCGCAACGAGAAGCTCGGCGCGCGCATCCGCCACGCCGAGCTCCAGAAGATTCCGTACATGCTGATCGTGGGGGAGCGCGAGCAGGCGACCGGATCGGTCTCGCCGCGCAAGCGCAAGGCGGGGGACCTCGGCTCCCGCTCCCTGGACGAGTTTTCCGCCGCGCTGGCGGGCGAAGTGGCCCGGCGCGAATGATAGATTCCCTTCGATAGGAGGTCTTCGATCGACAAAAAGAGCATTCGTATCAACGAGCAGATCCGGTGGAAGGAAGTGCGTCTGATCGACGCCGACGGCGAGCCTCTCGGCGTCGTCGGAATGCAGGAAGCGCACGACCGGGCCAAGCTGGCGGGTCTCGACCTCGTGGAGATCGCCCCGACCGCGAATCCGCCGGTCTGCCGGATCATGAACTTCGGAAAGTTCGTCTACCAGCAGAAGAAGAAGCAGCACGATTCGAAGAAGAAGCAGAAGGTCACGCAGGTCAAGGAAGTGAAGTTCCGGCCCAACATCGACGAGCACGACTACGAGTTCAAGAAGGCGAGCATTCTTCGGTTCCTGGAGCACGGCGACAAGGTCAAGGCGACCGTCCAGTTCCGCGGGCGCGAGATGGCGCGCCGCGAAAACGGGCTGAAGGTCCTGCGCCGGCTCGTCGAGGAGCTCAAGGGCCGGGCCATCGCCGAGTCGTCCCCGGAGTTGATGGGGAACCGCATGCACCAGATCCTCGGTCCCGTGAAGACGATCGAGAAACCCGTCAAGCCCGGCAAGGGGGCCGTCCCGGCCGGAGCCGTCGAATAGATTGGGCGCCGAGTTGAAGCGGCAGAGCCGCTTAACTCGGCCGTCGAGAACAGGGGCCGTTGACAAGATAGAGGCGCCGAGTTGAAGCGGCAGATCCGCTTAACTCGGCCGTTGAGAACAGGGGCCGTTGACAAGATAGAGGCGCCGAGTTGAAGCGGCAGAGCCGCTCAACCCGGCGCTCCGAAGAGGACAACAACCATGCCGAAACTGAAGACCCACCGCGGGGCGGCCAAGCGGTTCAAGAAGACCGCGTCCGGCAAGTTCAAGCGGGGGAAGGCTTACAAGAGCCACATCCTGACGAAGAAAGCCTCGGGGCGCAAGCGCGACCTCGACCAGGCGACGATGGTGTCGAAGGCCGACACGCCGGGCGTCCGCGAGATGCTCCCGTACTCGAAGTAACCGGTCCCGAAACCGCATCGGAGGAGAGAGATGCCCCGCGTCAAAAGAGGACCCAAGAGAAAGAACCGCCGCGCCAAGGTGCTGAAGCTCGCCAAGGGCTACTACGGCACGAAATCGAAGTCGTACCGGATCGCCAAACAGCAGGTCGAGAAGTCGCTCGCCTACGCCTACCGCGACCGCAAGGCGAAGAAGCGCGATTTCCGGGGGCTGTGGATCGTCCGGATCAACGCCGCCGCGCGCGAGAACGACATCACCTACAGCCGCCTGATGGACGGACTGAAGAAATCGGGAAGCGACATCAACCGGAAGATGCTGTCGGAGATCGCGGTCTCCGACCCGGGCGCCTTCACGCACCTCGTCTCGGTCGCCAAGAAAGCGCTCCAGCCCGCGTAGGCGGCGCCGGGGACGGACGGATCGCATGACGGATCCGGAGGCGATCGGCGATCTGCTCGCCGCGTTCCGGCGGGACGCCGCCGGCGTTTCCTCGCGCCCCGCGTACGAGGCGCTGAAGGGGAAGTACGTCAACCGGGACCACGGCCTCGTTCCGGCGCTCTTCGCGCGCCTGAAGGAGCTCTCCGGCCCCGGGAAGGCGGAGTTCGGAAAGCGCGCCAACGAGGCCAAGCGCGAGATCGAGGCCGGCCTCGCGGTCTGCGAAGAGCGCGTGCGCGCCGCCGAAGCCGCCGCGCGCGCCGCCCGGGACGAGATCGACGTCACGCTCCCGGGGCGTCCGTCTCCGCTCGGCGGTCTGCACCCGCTCACGGCCGTCCGGCGCCAGATCGAGAGCGTGTTCGTGCGGCTCGGGTTCTCGATCGCCGACGGGCCGGAGCTCGAGACGGACTTCTTCAACTTCGCCGCGCTGAACTTCCCGCCGGACCATCCGGCCCGCGACACGCAGGACACTCTCCTGGTGTCCGCGGACGGCCCCAACGGCCAGCCCGAGTACCTGCTCCGCACGCACACCTCTCCGGTCCAGATCCGGGCGCTGACCGCCCACGGCGCGCCGATCCGCGTCCTCTGCCCCGGGCGCGTCTACCGCAAGGACGAGGTCGATGCGACGCACTCGCCGGTCTTCCACCAGATCGAGGGGCTCGTCGTCGACCGCGGGATCACGATGGCGCACCTGAAGGGGACGATCGAGGCCTTCCTGCAGGGACTCTTCGGACGGGACACGAAGGTCCGCTTCACCTGCTCCTACTTCCCCTTCGTCGAGCCGGGCGCGCAGGCGGCGATGACCTGCTTCCTGTGCGGCGGAGCCGGATGCCGGATCTGCAAGGGCTCGGGATGGATCGAGATCCTCGGCGCCGGGATGGTGCACCCGCACGTCCTCCGCGTCTGCGGCGTCGACCCGGAGGTGTATTCCGGGTTCGCGTTCGGCACCGGCGTCGACCGCCTCGCGTTGCTGAAATACGGCGTTCCCGACCTGCGCCTCTTCTTCGAGAACGACCTGCGGTTCCTGCGGCAGTTCCGGAGCGCCGGGTGAATCCGCGACGAGGAGTATCGGAGCACGGAGTCGCGGCCGCGATGAGCGCGTCCGCTGTCCTCTCTTCCCCTCTCCATCTGGAGAGGGGTGGCGCGGAGTGGAGTCGCGTCACCGCCGTGACGCCGCAACGATACCTCTCCCGTTCGGGAGAGGATGCCCGCCGGTGGCGGGCCGGTGAGGGGGCGAGCCCGCCGCTCGCGAGCGCCGGGGCGAGGTCGTGAAGTTCTCCCTCGACTGGATGGGCGACTACGCGCATCTCGACTCGGTCGACGCGGGGGAGATCGCCGACACCGCCAACGAGATCGGGCTCGAGATCGGGACGGTCGAGCGGACGCCTTCGGGCGATACCGTCTTCGACGCCGACGTCACTCCCAACCGCCCGGACGCGATGAACCACCGCGGTTTCGCGCGCGACGTCGCGGCCGCGCTCGGCGTGCGGTTCGAGGGCTGGCGCGCACCCGCGCCCGCGGCTTCCGGGCCGCCCGTCGGGGAGCACGCGGCGGTTTCCGTCGAGGTGCCGGACCGTTGCCGCCGGTTCGCCGCGCGGATGATTCGCGGGATATCGCCGGCGGCCTCCCCGGCGCTCTGGCGGCGGCGCATGGACGCTCTGGGGCTCAAGTCGATCGACGCCGCGGTCGACGCGACGAACATCTCGCTCTGGGGGCTCGGCCAGCCGCTCCACGCCTTCGACGCGGACCGCGTCGCGGGCGGCCGGCTGATCGTCCGGCTCGCGAAGGCGGGGGAGAAGCTCCGCTGCCTCGACGGGGTCGAGCGGGAGCTCCATCCGGAGGACGTCGTCGTCGCCGACGAGCGCCGGGCCCTCTCGCTCGCCGGCGTCATCGGCGGCGTCGATTCCGCGATCGTGCCCGGCCGGACGCGCAACGTGCTGCTCGAGGCGGCCTGGTGGGATCCCGTTTCGATCCGGCGCACGGCGCGGCGCCACGGCCTCCACACGGACGCCTCCCACCGTTACGAGCGCGGCGCCGACGTCGAGGCGATCCCCGACGGGCTGGCGCTCGCGTCGGCGCTCGTGCTCGAGAGCGCGGGGGGGGAGCTTCTCGCCGGCGAGGTCGACGTGTATCCGGCGCGGTTCGTCCCCCGCGTCGTGCGGCTCCGGCTCGCCCGGCTGGCCGGTCTGACGGGGCTTTCCGATCTTTCCCTCGCGCGCGCGGCCGGGATCCTCGAGCGCCTCGGCTTCGGCGTGAGGCTCGCCGGCGACGCGCTCGACGCGGCGGTGCCGTCGTGGCGTCCGGACGTCGCGATCGAGGAGGACCTGGTCGAGGAGGTGGCGCGCATCCACGGATATTCGAAGATCCCGTTCGCGCTCCCGCCGGCGGAAGCCCTCTCGCCGCTCTACCTCTCCGCCGGCGCGCCCGCGCCGCGCGAGATCGACGACCGCGCCGCCGACGAGGCTCGCGAAGCGGGGCTCTTCGAGGCGATGAATTTCCCCTTCGTCGGACCCGGGGCGGATTCGCGGCCGGGTAACCTGCTCGGGAAGGAGGCGTACCGCCCGGAACCGCTCCGGGTGACGAATCCGCTCGACGCCGGGCGCCCCTGTCTGCGCCGTCTGCTCCTCCCGGGGCTCCTCGAGTCGGTTTCGGCCAACCACCGCGCCGGACGGCGTTCGATCGCGCTCTTCGAGGTCGGAAGGGTGTGGGACCGGCCCGCGCCCGCCGGCGCCGATCCGACGGAAATCGAGAGCCGGCACTTCGCGGCGGCGCTCGCGGGCGAGGCGCCGGAGGCGTACCCGGTGCGGCCGGTCGACCTCCTCGACGCGAAGGGGATCGTCCGACGGCTCGTCCTCGCCGTCTCCGGGGAAGAGCCGCTCTTCGAGAGCGAGGTCGCGGACGCGTTGGCAGCCTCGGCGGCGCTTCGCGTATCGGTCGCGGGCCGCCCGGCGGGCGTCCTCGGAAGAATCCCGGAAGGATGGCGCGGCGAGATGGCGCTCCCGGCGGCGGTCGTCGTCGCCGAGCTCGACCTCGGCGCGCTCTCCCGCGCCCGCCGGCCGGTCCGCCATGCGGAGTACTCCCGGTTTCCGGCGGCCGACGTCGACGTGACGGTGTCGTGCGGCCCCGGCGTGACGTGGAGCGACGTCGAGGCGGCGATCGGCGCGGCGCGGCTCGCGCATCTCGAGGAGGCGGTGCTCCTCAAGCTCTACGTCGATCCGGCCCGGCCGGAATCCCGCAACGTCACCGTTCGTCTCACCTTCCGCGCTCCCGACCGGACCCTGTCCCAGGAAGAGGTCAATCGTGAGCGCGACCGGCTCATGGAAACGTGGCAGCAGAAATTCGGAGTGAAAGCATGACGACCGCAGAGAACAGCAAGATCTTCGACTCCCTCGAGAAGCGCGTGGAGCGGGTCCTCGAAAAGTACCGCTCGGCGACGGAGGAGAACGGCAGGCTCAAGGCGAAGCTCGCCGAGCGCGAGGCCGAGATCGAGAAGGCGAAGGCCGAGATCGCCTCCGCGCGCAAGTCCGCCAAACGCGAGGAAGAGCTCGCGGCCGAGCTCGCGCGGCACGAAGCGGAAAACGAAAA harbors:
- a CDS encoding diguanylate cyclase, with protein sequence MFQNLFSVPDFAGSLEDVPVAELMGAIVRRKVSGTLTLEKRDEVRTFFFSRGELRLAISSRPEQRLGAFLRNRGQLTEAQLAEALATANRRDNVYFGEILLEKGWIAPEALVAEVRRLTERIVQMTFPWSRGRFRFAPREKALDPRLGLDLDTAALLFDGVARLPESERFSERLGDRASVPYRSAAGPSPLRPNSPAGLFLSRIDGKTTCGELIASGPGNPANAAKLLYGFRCAGWVRWPDDGSAEPFDRERFEETWRRIDWISHYELLGVAPGASDEEIRLALEKARETLDGAPELEEPALARKRDAVRARISEAGETLADRARRAAYDRELSGAIAIAAASDGGDAAVRRESAVSSYRRAKELIQERDFYPAVKMLEQAVRWAPEIAEYRYLLGVTQRKNPMWKERAIASLREAARLDPSRADISTALADALLDRKAVEEAAPYVERARAVPGHGDLAAPLQSRLDQSRAEAPPAPEPKTGLWERFWKRTDTVRDLEERARELERQGRELAAANENLKQLSLVDGLTGVGNRRRFDAGLAQEWARAVKERAPISVVMIDVDHFKAFNDALGHQSGDQHLQTVARALAEVVQREEDVLARYGGEEFAVVLRSSGPAEASTLAEEFRRKVERLHLRHPASPDGHFLTVSVGVATGTPRAGFSPSALLAAADQALYKSKRNGRNRVTAVDSAF
- the thrS gene encoding threonine--tRNA ligase encodes the protein MDIQVTLPDGAVKAVPAGTTVGQIARAIGPGLAKSALAGKVDGKVVDLSRPVERDARLEIVTPKSPDALDLYRHSTAHLTANAVKRLFPDVKIGIGPAIENGYYYDFDPGRPFTPEDLAAIEAEMRKIVAEDNAVERIEMSKEEAIRIFEAQGDTLKVEIIRGIPEDRVSCYRQKDFIDLCRGPHVPSTGKLGVFKLTHTAGAYWKGDEHNPMLQRIYGASFLTQAELDAHLKQLEDAKARDHRKLGRELDLFSFHPWAPASPFFHPKGATLYNLLLGYVRELYRKYGYREVITPQIFDAELFKTSGHYENYRENMYFTEIDEREFGVKPMNCPGHYLMYASQAFSYRDLPVRYADFGRLHRYERSGVTQGLTRVRTFSQDDSHIFCTIDQMPAEMDRFIDFIDEVYATFGFTDVRVGLGTRPEKFMGRPENWEKAERALAEAFEKRGREFFVNAGDGAFYGPKLDFQVKDAIGRYWQLGTLQVDFSQPENFDLTYVGEDGARHRPVVLHRAILGSVERFLGILIEHTAGDFPVWLAPVQAVVIPVSDKFAEYARSVAARLAADGFRVESDDRNEKLGARIRHAELQKIPYMLIVGEREQATGSVSPRKRKAGDLGSRSLDEFSAALAGEVARRE
- the infC gene encoding translation initiation factor IF-3 yields the protein MRINEQIRWKEVRLIDADGEPLGVVGMQEAHDRAKLAGLDLVEIAPTANPPVCRIMNFGKFVYQQKKKQHDSKKKQKVTQVKEVKFRPNIDEHDYEFKKASILRFLEHGDKVKATVQFRGREMARRENGLKVLRRLVEELKGRAIAESSPELMGNRMHQILGPVKTIEKPVKPGKGAVPAGAVE
- the rpmI gene encoding 50S ribosomal protein L35: MPKLKTHRGAAKRFKKTASGKFKRGKAYKSHILTKKASGRKRDLDQATMVSKADTPGVREMLPYSK
- the rplT gene encoding 50S ribosomal protein L20; amino-acid sequence: MPRVKRGPKRKNRRAKVLKLAKGYYGTKSKSYRIAKQQVEKSLAYAYRDRKAKKRDFRGLWIVRINAAARENDITYSRLMDGLKKSGSDINRKMLSEIAVSDPGAFTHLVSVAKKALQPA
- the pheS gene encoding phenylalanine--tRNA ligase subunit alpha, with amino-acid sequence MTDPEAIGDLLAAFRRDAAGVSSRPAYEALKGKYVNRDHGLVPALFARLKELSGPGKAEFGKRANEAKREIEAGLAVCEERVRAAEAAARAARDEIDVTLPGRPSPLGGLHPLTAVRRQIESVFVRLGFSIADGPELETDFFNFAALNFPPDHPARDTQDTLLVSADGPNGQPEYLLRTHTSPVQIRALTAHGAPIRVLCPGRVYRKDEVDATHSPVFHQIEGLVVDRGITMAHLKGTIEAFLQGLFGRDTKVRFTCSYFPFVEPGAQAAMTCFLCGGAGCRICKGSGWIEILGAGMVHPHVLRVCGVDPEVYSGFAFGTGVDRLALLKYGVPDLRLFFENDLRFLRQFRSAG
- a CDS encoding phenylalanine--tRNA ligase subunit beta, producing the protein MKFSLDWMGDYAHLDSVDAGEIADTANEIGLEIGTVERTPSGDTVFDADVTPNRPDAMNHRGFARDVAAALGVRFEGWRAPAPAASGPPVGEHAAVSVEVPDRCRRFAARMIRGISPAASPALWRRRMDALGLKSIDAAVDATNISLWGLGQPLHAFDADRVAGGRLIVRLAKAGEKLRCLDGVERELHPEDVVVADERRALSLAGVIGGVDSAIVPGRTRNVLLEAAWWDPVSIRRTARRHGLHTDASHRYERGADVEAIPDGLALASALVLESAGGELLAGEVDVYPARFVPRVVRLRLARLAGLTGLSDLSLARAAGILERLGFGVRLAGDALDAAVPSWRPDVAIEEDLVEEVARIHGYSKIPFALPPAEALSPLYLSAGAPAPREIDDRAADEAREAGLFEAMNFPFVGPGADSRPGNLLGKEAYRPEPLRVTNPLDAGRPCLRRLLLPGLLESVSANHRAGRRSIALFEVGRVWDRPAPAGADPTEIESRHFAAALAGEAPEAYPVRPVDLLDAKGIVRRLVLAVSGEEPLFESEVADALAASAALRVSVAGRPAGVLGRIPEGWRGEMALPAAVVVAELDLGALSRARRPVRHAEYSRFPAADVDVTVSCGPGVTWSDVEAAIGAARLAHLEEAVLLKLYVDPARPESRNVTVRLTFRAPDRTLSQEEVNRERDRLMETWQQKFGVKA